Proteins encoded in a region of the Mercenaria mercenaria strain notata chromosome 1, MADL_Memer_1, whole genome shotgun sequence genome:
- the LOC123545385 gene encoding mammalian ependymin-related protein 1-like, which translates to MKIFFCLALVVACSAQVPTPCESPKQWVGRRLRTDRYKQYFELAVHSYDEVNMRTASREEREVGKERDYFAKIHLYNEGLEYALNLRTMQCNVTKLSHPFRRVGVPPDARFLFEGDYGAAGIPSEHLTAATFGGKFEDGAEYLVTVAEPDCIPLDFDVRSNTTTEHYQERYYDLTLGISDPTVFIPPKQCMVIPVPP; encoded by the exons ATGAAGATTTTCTTCTGTTTGGCCCTGGTTGTCGCCTGCTCTGCGCAGGTGCCAACACCTTGTG AGTCGCCTAAGCAATGGGTTGGGAGACGTTTGCGG ACTGACAGATACAAGCAGTATTTTGAGCTGGCAGTGCACAGTTATGACGAAGTAAACATGCGGACGGCAAGTAGAGAAGAACGCGAAGTGGGAAAGGAGCGTGATTACTTCGCTAAAATTCATCTTTATAACGAG GGCTTGGAGTATGCACTAAATCTGAGAACTATGCAATGTAATGTGACTAAATTAAGCCATCCTTTCCGCCGTGTCGGGGTACCGCCAGATGCTCGTTTCCTCTTTGAAGGAGATTATGGAGCCGCCGGAATTCCGTCAGAACATTTAACCGCAGCGACATTTGGTGGAAAATTTGAAGATGGAG cTGAGTATCTGGTAACAGTTGCGGAACCGGACTGTATACCACTGGACTTTGACGTTCGAAGCAATACTACAACTGAGCACTACCAGGAAAG GTATTATGACTTGACATTGGGAATTAGTGACCCGACAGTATTTATTCCTCCGAAGCAATGTATGGTGATACCTGTTCCTCCATAA